The DNA sequence AGCTTTTGtccacatcaggggtcaccaacgcggtgcccacgggcaccaggtagcccgtaaggaccagatgagtagcccgctggcctgttctaaaaatagctcaaatagcagcacttaccagtgagctgcctctattttttaaattgtattcatttactagcaagctggtctcgctttgctcgacatttttaattctaagagagacaaaactcaaatagaatttgaaaatccaagaaaatattttaaagacttggtcttcacttgtttaaataaattcattattttttttactttgtttcttataactttcagaaagacaattttagagaaaaaatacaaccttaaaaatgattttaggatttttaaacacatatacctttttaccttttaaattccttcctcttctttcctgacaatttaaatcaatgttcaagtaaattacttgtttttattgtaaagaataataaataaattttaatttaattcttcattttagcttctgttttttcgacgaagaatatttgtgaaatatttcttcaaacttatgattaaaatttaaaaaaaaaattctggcaaatctagaaaatctgtagaatcaaatttaaatcttatttcaaagtcttttgaatttcttttaaaaattttgttctggaaaatctagaagaaataatgatttgtctttcttagaaatatagcttggtccaatttgttatatattctaacaaagtgtagattagattgtaacctatttaaaacatgtcatcaaaattgtaaaattagtcttaatcaggaaaaattactaatgatgttccataaattctttttttaattttttcaaaaagattcgaattagctagtttttctcttctttttttcggttgaattttgaattttaaagagtcgaaattgaagataaactgtttcaaaatttaattgtcattttttttcgtgttttctcctcttttaaaccgttcaattaaatgtaaatatcattaattattaataataacatagagttaaaggtaaattgagcaaattggctatttttggcaatttatttaagtgtgtatcaaactagtagcccttcgcattaatcactacccaagaagtagctcttggtttcaaaaaggttggtgacccctggtctacatcatgctctcaaactaaagaaataactgataaaaaaaaactacacagtgtttataatgtaatttcatcacaatatataataataatgcaagtaattaattgatttttagatgcatcgcaatttggaCAAGGACGATTataaaaatcgattagtaaaggtcaataatccataatcgatttatttattgtaaacaaAGTAATGCACACAGTTGTAAaatgtggctgactgcagcgagccacttcACTGAGattatagggcacttatgttccagttttgcacacagttccatgaatttaataaatgtggtgGAAATTTCTGATTACATATACAGTTTTTTAAAGTCGCGAGTGATGAACacttagtgaaacgaaaagaaaactacatcaatatacataaattaaggatgcatcaataatcgatttttaatcaaatcgtaTTCGTAATCAAATCATGAGGTGGCCATAGATTCCCACTAATTAACTATTTTTAAAGGATATCAAATTTCATTTTGATGtctaccattgtactgtaattgcaagttaaatCACTTTAtcccaaacaaataaacaaaaaaattaaatggactcatttctgtaagcaaaaaaaaaaaatgtaaataaatattgaacatcttaaggtgctcttttttaaaaaaatttaccaGGTGGAAAATCTAGGTTGggttgtctttttaaaaaaaaaaattattttttatttttttatttgccatCATGTAATCACAGCATTCTCGCTCGTTGTCCATGTTGATGGGCGCGTATtgcccatccgatttgaagctgaaatatttgcacaaagggacatttggctttgtaatcatatttccTCCTAAATTTGTGTTTCTTTGCGGAACTTCTCAGCACCACGGACAGTAGTGACAAAgactgtgaatgactgagaatatGGCTCGATGTTTTCAGTTAATTCTGCTGTTTATTAAACGCGCTCGGGTGCTGAGAGCAACGCACAGAGTAAGACTTCTTTTTCCCTGTTTGAAATGAGAGACAAAGAAAtccgaggctcaacaattctgatcaGCGAACATGTCTGTCGCTCAAATACCGGCGACTGCGgggggaaaacaaaacaaaactttttaCGGTTACGTTAatacactaattaaaacctcaacgTCGATTACTATAAATATCAGGCCGATATTTGGAATTATGACATCACATCGATAAATCCGATAACAGAAAATAACTCAGATAACTgactaaaaaaaaatgcttcacaGAGGCAAGATTAACCGTACTGTGCTGTATGTGGGTTAGATAAGTGCTCCTTTTCTGCCACGTGCCTTTTGTAAGCCTGTTGTAAACTTCCCCTTCGctcacattgtaaacaaacatggcgacttcttcactgtttcagagAATGTCTTTTCGTGTGTTATTTGCACCAAACGTTCTGTAAAGATcaagcttcaacacatcaaaccttattagCCGCCTGAAACACCGGCATTGCCACGACGGAGTTTCGAAGGCTGCTTCTAAAGAAACTGCCCAGAACTCAGGCGCATAGAAAGGCCCGTGTTGTGTTCCCTGTGCCATGGCGTTTGAAAAGTGTTAAATGTTTGCCAGAAATAGCCGAGGGCTTAAGTGGTTTGTGATTTCATCATGAAAATGATGGCGCTGGATGACCGACCCTTTATCGCGGTGgaagatactttttttttagtCAGGCTTTTTTACCtccaggtgtgcacaaactacattCAAATCTATATTTTAAATACATGTACAAATGAATAGGATATTGGTATTTATCATAAAGGGGAATAGCACTTGTTTGTAATTTTGCTAATCTTTAACAATTActatgacacattttttttatgcattctatctTGTAGATAAAGGTTActataggacaggggtcaccaacgcggtgcccgcgggcaccaggtagcccgtaaggaccagatgagtagcccgctggcctgttctaaaaatagctcaaatagcagcacttaccagtgagctgcctctattttttaaattgtatttatttactagcaagctggtctcgctttgcccgacatttttaattctaagagagacaaaactcaaatagaatttgaaaatccaagaaaatatttgaaagacttagtcttcacttgtttaaataaattcatacatttttttactttgcttcttataactttcagaaagacaattttagagaaaaatacaaccttaaaaatgattttaggatttttaaacacatatacctttttaccttttaaattccttcctcttctttcctgacaatttaaatcaatgttcaagtaaattaattttttttattgtaaagaataataaatacattttaatttgattcttcattttagcttctgttttttcgacgaagaatatttgtgaactaTTTCTtttaacttattatgattaaaattcaaaaacattattctggaaaatctgtagaatcaaatttaaatcttatttcaaagtcttttgaattttttttaaaatttttgttctggaaaatctagaagaaataatgatttgtctttgttagaaatatagcttggtccaatttgttatatattctaacaaagtgcagattggattttaacctatttaaaacatgtcatcaaaattttaaaattaatcttaatcaggaaaaatgactaatgatgttccataaattatttttttaatttttttcaaaaagattcgaattagctagtttttctcttctttttttcagttgcatttttaattttaaagagtcgtaattgaagataaactatgtttcaacatttaattgtcatttttttcgtgttttctcctcttttaaaccgttcaattaagtgtaaatatcattaattattaataataacatagagttaaaggtaaattgagcaaattggctatttctggcaatttatttaagtgtgtatcaaactggtagcccttcgcattaatcagtacccaagaagtagctcttgctttcaaaaaggttggtggccCCTGCTataggaggtcctctattccgcccataaatccttttaaataaccatccaaaaagcgacaACAATGCttgacttaaatattaaccaagtattagtgatattgttattataagtgctaacgcagacaaactatttatagcaacgCCACAATCAGAGGGAGCTAGCTAGCTTGTTGCTGCTATGTTGACGTCATCccctggtgagctgctttctctccTCAGAGcccgtgaaagtttattctagatcataaataatgtctctcaccttggtagtagaaggatgaggacataatccgacgAGTTGATCAACTTTGGCACCCAATTTGGACCCAAAAATGGTGAGAAGGACACGAAAAGTCGCTTGGTTTCACCCCTTTTTTATTACCGAGAATTATCAGTCATTCTTCATCTTAACTGGAATATATCAACACCCTAGCAGTCtgcatcccagtgacagcagacattgtacagtaagcaatgttttattatgtttgttgtctctcatgatgtCTGTATGTTGCCGACGGAAAAagcaaatgttgtgatgcgtttatgaaattaaaatgtgcaaaatatgtaaatattacatgtttttatgaatgtgctTGCTACTACACATCATATTTACTTACACCGTTTACATAAAACCTGGATGATGCCGAATAGAGTGACTAACAGGCTCCTTTGCAAGTGTACTTTTGATTACATTgattttagaatgcataaaaaaaaaagaaaaacgtgttgtcttacataatgattgtgaatgataggtaaaagtcccccaaaaagtgcagttcccttttaagaagCAAGAAGGTatcggcttgaaaaaaaaaatcctattttccTAATATAAATGACCTTTCTCTCTAAACCCTGTGCCCTTGTAATGGTTCCATTCATCATCAATGTGCAGGCTAGTGATCACGCAGTTCCTCTGCTTTGTAAATCATGCAATTAATTATGCAATTGGAGGAAAATGTTTGTGTTCAAAAGCTCTCCATCTAAACTGTTTTAAAAGATCCACCCCCACTACGCTCCTACTTTGGGAATACTTCCCTCAGGGGGTTTGACTAAGTACCTTTTAATATGATACTGTGTTGCCTAAAGAATTTACACACTTTCCTGCCTCCGTTATCCAGCCGTGTCCCCTCGGACCAAAGTTGGATTGCTTTGCAAATTGGGCCTGATTGAAACAGGACATTGCCAATCTGTCCGCGCCGTCTGTTTCTGCTTTGGGATACTGAGCCGCCCTGATGGCTGTAACGGTGCACGGCTACATCTCCAAGGGGACAATTGGCATGTGCCACGAACGAAAACTGTCTGGATAGCTACACCGGCTGTGAAATTAGTAGGCCAGAGCAGGATGTTTTAGCCTTTAGTTTGGCGCCGATATCACAATATTCAAAACTGGTCAAAGGAAAAACCATTGCCCCCTCTGGCGAGCATTTGAGCCATCCTCTCTGCACTGCCAGACTGTCCAGCTTAAGAAAGTGGTCACTATAAATCATTGCTACAACTTTGAAATACCTTCTCCGGCACTGGCGCAACATCAAAAAAATGATGCGGTGATCTGTGGAAGTGATCTTCCAACTCAACACCTGCTTTGTATTAGATGGATATGTAATGCTCAGAAAATAGCATGGAAAAACAGGATTGGACGCTGTTAGAACGATTAACCTCTGGGGGTCTTTGTAGATCTGTCACTGTTTGGCCGTCATGGTAATATTAACGTGAAAATAAAGCAGACCCCAGTTTTTTTAAGGGGGGACCTCGTGAAGCCTAGAGTATCTGGATTTGATAAATGTGTTTGATACTCACTGATGCATTCCTAATGCTACAGTAGAACATAGAGATCAATGACAAAGATTTAAATAAAAGTTAAGAATACATCTTATTTTCCGGACTTTGGagcacacccactgaattttagggGAAAACAATATTTTCCGTATCTTAGCCGCACCAGGCTATgagctgcagatatatatatgttgtgaaataagttacttacagaaagattctgtaaatgtttatttacataccttaattgtttcccaactgtgtctgtaacacggcagtaaaacggctgatcaaacaaaactgaagtcatcgtcatggacccactagctgcggaaactaGCTCTCCGATTATCTAAACGGACTCGAATACTGTACAGTGACGTTTTAGTCGATTGAGTAAGGATTTTTtctaaactgaaacaatacaaaaataatgccattgtaagttaataacacagaCCATCGTAAAcgttttagcatattagctaatgctaaccacGCTTGCTTGATTTCATtccgatagcatgtacaaatatgcatgaaaacactcctacagacatcacacatgggattttttattatttataaacagGTATAAgtatactgtaaaacctacaaaccTAGTTTGGAGTAATaactgaagaatccatacgagtggcTAGAAGACGCAACAGCACCTCTACGTCCAGTTGAAAGCCCTTAATGGAAGGATACTGCAGCACTatcagtgagcgaacttgtccaaaagatggcgcaataGCACAATCAATAACATTCCTTTTACAGTGTAtttgtttattgttgtttttttaaactatttgcattatggctgcCGGCGAAGAATTAGCTGCACTGTTTTtttagccgcagggttcaaagtataggaaaaaagtagcggtaaatagtccggaatttacggtactcTGTTAGTTTGTGTGCTCTTAACCAGCTAAACCTATTTTCCCCCATCatgactgttttctgtttattttcaGGTTTTTCTCTGCGGAACTTCTGAGGATATTCCAATCTGTttctagattttttttgttagtCAACaaatggcaggggtcaccaacctttttgaaaccaagagctacttcttgggtactgattaatgcgaagggctaccagtttgatacacacttaaataaattgccagaaatagcctatttgctcaatttacctttaactctgttattattaataattaatgatatttatctttgtggaaacactgatcttcttaatgatttctcacgataaatatatatagaaacagataaatatcaatatgcaacactttatttttatattttctctaagtgcacatttttcaaattgaacatttttaaatgatcacttctaagacagtcttgtgaaatcacaatatcccattttaactagctagccactaacattttttaacaaatcatgacttactttgcaccatgtttgtacaaataataactcatgtaaaatacagaaGTCagctctcaaatttttaaataaatcatgtcacactttgaactggacaccaaatctgttatctgtttttttgtcagttagtgaagaccaagtctttaaaatattttcttggattttcaaattctatttgagttttgtctctcttagaattaaaaatgtcgagcaaagcgagaccagcttgctagtaaataaataaaatttaaaaaatagaggcagctcactggtaaatgctgctatttgagctatttttagaacaggccagcgggctactcatctggtccttacgggctacctggtgcctgcgggcaccgcgttggtgacccctgacaaaTGGCATTCAGTAAACCAGCCATTTGCATAATTTCTAACACATCTATGCATAAAAGACTTTCAAAACTTGCCCAGAGCGTGTCTTGTGTTCTAATCAAAATGCGTTTGAATGCCACAAAACTCTCTGAACTAACATTTTCTCCttttgcttccttgtgtgttccaGTTATGCTGCAGCCTTTTGATTATGACCCCAATGAGAAGAGCAAACACAAGTTCATGGTTCAGTCCATGCTCGCGCCCCCTGACATGACCGACATGGAGGGAGTGGTGAGTGCGTCTTGTCTCGCCTTGAGATACTGAACATTTTCATTGATTCAGCTTTCGTTGcgtttacagtgcatccggaaaaagtattcacagcgctttactttccccacatgttgttatgttacagccttattccaaaatggaataaattcatttttgtcctcaaaattttacacacaataccccataataaatcataatataaaccctgctcagtggccttgtggttggagtgtccgccctgagatcggtaggtcgtgagttcaaaccccggccgagtcataccaaagactataaaaatgagacccattacctccctgcttggcactcagcatcaagggttggaattgggggttaaatcaccaaaatgattcccgagcgcggccaccgctgctgctcactgctcccctcacctcccagggggtggaacaaggggatgggtcaaatgcagagagtaatttcaccacacctagtgtgtgtgtgactatcagtggtactttagcttttaaacatttttttaaaaattcacctTGTCATTATggagtgtgtagaattttgaggacaaatgaatttattccattttgtaatAAAATGTGGCAAAAGTGACTACTTTCTGGATGCATTGTTCAATATGTATGGGATGCTGAAAGACCTCACAGGAGGATACAGAATTGTAAAAACCAAAACTAGTTTGTCAACCCTTTGTCTTCTCTTTTTGGCTTCTCCAGTGGAAGGAGGCCAAGCCTGACGAGCTGATGGACTCCAAGCTGAGGTGTGTTTTTGAGATGCCAGCGGAGAACGAAAAGACCGTAAGCACATGTTTACCTTTCTAAGCCAGTGAGTGAAGAGTGAATTTACTGCATCCTAAATGTCTGTGACCCACCGGCAGCACGACATGGAGTCCAACAAGATGATGTCGTCCAGCTCGCTGAAGTCCGATTCCTCCGTGCTTCCTACCAAGTCCATGAGCTCCACCCTCGATGACGGCGAGGTGAAGAAGATCATGGAGGAGTGCAAGAGGCTGCAGATGGAAGCTCAGAGGCTACGGGAAGAAAACAAACAGATCAAGGTGAGTGACGCCTCTGCCAAAAAGGAGACACGCTGGTTACCCTTAGCTCGGTACTTTGCTATAGAAGGGATTTTACTGTTAGTGTCTTAATTAGTACTTGAACAGTGCACAagcctccagctaggtggcagcagtgctccAACTAATCCACAGGCTGCCTGTTCAAACCAGTCGTCGAAGTACACTGGAATGCTGTCGTACAGAGTTGACGGAGGAGAAGAGGTTCTGACAGGAAGGAAAATAAAAATGGAGCAAACAACTGACGAGAATCAAAATGAAAAGACCAGAAAATACAAGGAAACATACGTAGGTCTTTTGATAATCAGGTGATTATATGCAGAATTTTGGTGGCAGCAACTTAAACAGTGGTTTTACAGATAAATATTATCGGGTTATCAtttttacaaataatacaacggtgcaaagtaatacaaagtgctcgcttgtacgttatcaaaataaccagcctaccggtatatgaaaagtcagtctttaatcattgtgtcgtcgtcttcctcctgcgtactaagaccaccgaaatcctcttcgtcggtgtcggagaagaacaggccgtaaataagccgcacccttgtataagccgcagggaccagaacgaggggaaaaagtagcggcttatagtccggaaattacggtaaatagaaTGGCCATAATAGTGTATTGGAAGTGTATTTTAGTAAGCCCTGCTGGGAACATGTCCAATATTGTGCACTCTTTACATAAAAAGTGTAACTCTGCACCAACGTAAGAGATGCAAAGTATCACATAACATTAAGAAGTAGGACGGAGGGACACACACGTtcgcaacattagcatagctatgtgaactacatgctaacattactcaCACATTTCATGACTTGACGGAGAGTTGGCAGAACTCcaggctttttttaaaattgttgtttttgGCTTTTAAcaaaggcaaggcaagtttatgtATAGAGCAGAGTGCTATTCAGAAAATTAAAAGGCaaagataaaaatataaaatcattaaaattaaaatcaaaaaACAATCATAAGCAATCATAATTAATTTAAATTACAATCAATCAAAtactgtagataaaatactttgttgtcatatgcacaattaaaataAGTGATTTCaagctggatttgaacattgccaacgatGAGGCCCGTCTCTCATCTTCAGGAAGGCTAGTCCAAATTTTAGAAGCAAAAAAATGAAATGCAGTCTCACCATGTTAGGTCCTGACTCTGGGGACCAGCCGGAGACTGGACCACTCTCTGAGGTTCTCATATGTACTTTAAAACAGCTCTGATTGTGTACAAGtattttcatggtcttgtgccaaagtctattctctgagcagcGACCTAAgaactggactaatatggtcctatttcctggttctagtcaagactcgagcagcagcattctggatgtgcTGCAGCTGTtttacagctcgtttagagagcccagtgagaatgCCATTACAGGAGGCATTAATTAGTCTAAGTCTGATAcagacattattcctctgattttggcaatgtttttcagGTGCTAAAAAGCTGAagatgttattgacttaatgtggctGTTGAAGATCAAGTCTGAGTCCATAATTACCCCTCCATTTCAAACCTGATAATTAGGTTTTAAAGAGAGGGTGATTAATAATAGTTTCTCTTTGCTGTGTTTGCATGACGTTATGGACATAAAAATGAAAAGTTATGTGCCTTGTCTGTCAAAAGTGGCATACTAAAACAGGGAGGTGATAGGTTTTTCTAAGGACACATATTTAGGCATGTGAAATTTCTAGGGAAAACGTtgaagtctgcgtttttaaacatTGAACATATCACTTaggtgtttttttaatgaaatattaataaaaatatgaGCGAAACAACATTTTTTGGAACACtggcctcagccgcaggtacTGGCTGTTCCACTTGCCTAAACCCCGCACTGAGTTACAGGACGGGGTGACGATCAGAGCACggaaacaagctcgctagttagctaacCCTCTGAATAGTTTACTTGTTGTCGCCTCTGTTACAACGTTGGTggctgtccactttgctgctaatcatatttggatggttACAATCCCAACCAGTTGTAGTTGTAGAGTACGTATTTATTAGTTGCCAGCGAggaggtatatttttgacgtgacggattgtaaacagaggtcacaacacaggaagtgcattaagggagggggcgtggctacaagATAGCCTTCccaaatgggaaacgttttctgactactttgcatgcatgttatagaattttacatgacatttgcaatgataataattagggatgtccgataatatcggactgccgatattatcggccgataaatgctttaaaatgtaatatcggaaattatcggtatcggtttcaaaattatcggtatctgtttcaaaaagtaaaatgtatgactttttaagacgccgctgtgtacacggacgtagggagaagtacagagcgccaataaagcttaaaggcactgcctttgcgtgccggcccagtcacataatacctgactgccccctagccagggatacggttaagacctcaacggcggaagaaggctgcagcagaaaagggtgtctgtgcaccagtctccccacgttaaacaaagtcacgcacaggcatcctccataaagggatacacccctaccaggaggatcgtcatactcgttcgagtgaccgctgaTGATGATAAtacttacggcttttcacacacacaagtgaatgcaatgcatacttggtcaacagccatacaggtcacactgagggtaggcgtataaacaactttaacactgttacaaatatgcgccacactgtgaacccacaccaaacaagaatgacaaacacatttctggataacatccgcaccgtaacacaacataaacacaacagaacaaatacccagaaccccttgcagcactaactcttccgggacgctacaatatacaccccccgctacgccctacccccccacctcaaccctgcccacctcaacctcctcatgctcactcagggagctgctgttttgaggcatgttaaaaaaaataatgcactttgtgacttcaataataaatatggcagtgccatgttggcatttttttccataacttgagttgatttattttggaaaaccttgttacattgtttaatgcatccagcggggcatcacaacaaatgtgttaattccacgactgtatatatcggtatcggttgatatcggaatctgtaatcaagagttggatggtatcagatatcggcaaaaaagccattatcggacatctctaataataatgtcgGTAATTGATCTAGTAAAAATTCTGTGAAACATTACAAAGGACATAGAATTGtctaaaagacagccaaaagaggttggtagatgataataaaataataaatgtgaAGGTAAAATAAAGT is a window from the Entelurus aequoreus isolate RoL-2023_Sb linkage group LG26, RoL_Eaeq_v1.1, whole genome shotgun sequence genome containing:
- the vapb gene encoding vesicle-associated membrane protein-associated protein B/C, which codes for MARPEQVLLLEPQHELNSEGPFSDVVTTNLKLSNPTDRNVCFKVKTTAPRRYCVRPNSGIIDAGTSINVSVMLQPFDYDPNEKSKHKFMVQSMLAPPDMTDMEGVWKEAKPDELMDSKLRCVFEMPAENEKTHDMESNKMMSSSSLKSDSSVLPTKSMSSTLDDGEVKKIMEECKRLQMEAQRLREENKQIKEDDGLRMRKSNMMSSQHPTAGMKREEGLSARTVALIVLFFLVGVIVGKLVL